ACTTATAGCAGTACGGATATTGAGAAAGATTTTAATAATGCAGTATACTTAGCTTTTTACAGTCTTATAAGTAGAAAAGTAGAGTTTAACAATCAGAAAGAAGCTGATAGAGCTAACTCTATTATGGAAAATGTGGAAAAGAACAATGATGATGAAAGTATAAGAAGAAACCTAGACCTATTAGATGAACTTATAAAAGATAATGAAAAAGAATACGAAAGGCTAAAGAAAAATAACTGGAGAGAAGAAGAAGAAGTTGCAGAGGAAAAAGCTAGATTAGAAAGAGAGAAGAGAGAACAAGAACAAAAAAATGAAGAAGATAAGTCAGTAACTGCTGACGAACTTACTCCAAATATTAAAACAGAAAATGAAACAAGTAAGAAAGTTAGTAATAACCAACCTAGCGAAATTACTGAATTTGAAACTGGTAAGTCAGTTGGTAATGACTTACTAACTGATGAAGACCTAGAAAAAAATATTGAAAATTTATCTCATAATTATAGTGAAATAATTATAGAAAAATATAATCTATACGAGAATTTACCAGCATTTAAAATATACAGTGAAAGTGGAAGTGAAATATTCAATAATAAAACTGGTTATATAGCTGAAGATTATATTATAAGTATAATAGGACAAGAATACTGGGATAATATGGATATTAACAATATTAAAGACTGGGAAAATCTGGGAGTTATAATAGCCTATGGAAGTAACGAAAATCAATACACAGACTATGCAGATTATGCAGAAGAAACAGTTATAAATTATCTTAAATCTAATCCAGGTAAAGTAAAAGAATTAGAATCAGAGTTTAATAGTCAATTATCTACTCCAGGTAAATCAAATAAAACTATTCAGGAAGAAGAAAAAGAAATTGAAAAAAATGATAAAGAAATGGATATTTAAAAGAAAGGGACAGAATTGTCCTTTTTTCTTTTTTTTTATGCCACATTGTTTTAACACAACTAGATCCAAAATAGTAAAGTGTACCTCACGGTATTTTCTGCCGAAAACTGTCGCACTTGACTATTTTGTAAGTTGTGTTTTTCTTTTAGTGTCATCAAAAAAAATCAAAAAAACAAAAAAATGGAGGGGTTAGGGAGCAAGTATATTATTGGCTAAGGTAAGTAAGTCAGTTAGTAAGTTGTATTTTAAAGTAGACTTTTATAGACATTTATGTTATAATATAAAAAAAGATAGAATTAATGGCAAGTTTAAAAGTTTTTATATTTATAAAATGTGTTTATATAAGAAAGGGGGTTTTAAAGACATTTATGATTTATGGATATGCAAGAGTATCAAGTAAAGAACAGACATTAGAAAGGCAATTAAAAATTTTAAAGGAAAATGGAGTACCTAAAGAAAATATCTATAAAGAGTTTGCAAGTGGTAAGAGCTTCACGGATAGGGTAGAGTATAAAAGGTTATTAGAAAATTGTTCTGTTGGAGATACTATAATATTTACAAGCCTAGATAGGTTCAGCAGAAATATTTTAGAAACTACAAAAGCACTTGAGATTTTAGAAAAAAGAGGCATAAAAGCTAAATTTTTAAAAGAGGGAATAAGTACAGAAATGCAAGGAGTAGCAAAGTTAATAATTTCAATCTTCTCTTGGGTTGCAGAACAAGAAAGAGAGCTGATAAAAGAAAGACAAAGACAAGGTTATAATGCATTAGCTAAGGATAATAAAGGCAGAATGATAAGTAGTAAGACAGGAAAGCCAGTAGGTAGAAAAGAAATTAGCTTAGACAGTAGACAACAAAAACTGTTAGAAGACTATAAAAGTGGCAAAATAAACATTACAAAAGTAGAATTAGCCAAGTTGTTAGGTATAAGTAGGAGTGTCCTATATAAAAAAATTTTGAACGAAGTAAGTTAGTAAGCACAAACTAACTTACTAAAACATTTTTATTTTTTAAAGGAGTGATTGTATGGAAAAAATGGAGGGTTTAGCATATCAAACAAAAAGAAAGATACAGAATGTAAAAGATTGCATTGAGGCAAAGGAAGATTTAAAAGAAATTGAAAAAAAATATTTTAATACCGTCAGAAAAAAAGAAACATTTTTAAAAGCTAATGCTGTTTACTTCAGCACTGACGAACTAGAATACTTAGATTATAAAGTAGAAAATGAAACAAGTAAGAAAGTTAGTAATAACCAACCTACCGAAATCACTGAATTTGAAACTGGTAAGATAGTTAGTAATAACTTACTAACTAATTATTTTAACATTCAGGAAAATGCTGAGGCACTAATAAAAATAATTGAAACATATAAAAATAACCATAATACAGAATTTACAGTAATAGGAGAGGGAGAAAT
This sequence is a window from Fusobacterium polymorphum. Protein-coding genes within it:
- a CDS encoding recombinase family protein; protein product: MIYGYARVSSKEQTLERQLKILKENGVPKENIYKEFASGKSFTDRVEYKRLLENCSVGDTIIFTSLDRFSRNILETTKALEILEKRGIKAKFLKEGISTEMQGVAKLIISIFSWVAEQERELIKERQRQGYNALAKDNKGRMISSKTGKPVGRKEISLDSRQQKLLEDYKSGKINITKVELAKLLGISRSVLYKKILNEVS